In one window of Carassius auratus strain Wakin chromosome 28, ASM336829v1, whole genome shotgun sequence DNA:
- the LOC113047446 gene encoding gastrula zinc finger protein XlCGF57.1-like isoform X1 gives MAFSSEQREDKEIDETFGDKHEDTEKQTDLEEESEELNEIQDKDDFKKHNFVTGKKLYSRSQIDTTQNLTRKIPKNTGIRCHFTCQQCGKSFDRQGRLQVHMRIHTGEKPYSCQQCGKSFDQQGKLQVHMRIHTGEKPYSCQQCGKSFDRPGKLQDHMRIHTGEKPYSCQQCGKSFPSKNSLKRHMIVHTGEKPYSCQQCGKSFDQQGKLQAHMRIHTGEKPYSCQQCGKSFDQQGKLQVHMRIHTGDNPYSCQQCGKSFDQQGKLQVHMRIHTGEKPYSCQQCGKSFPSKKYVKSHMIVHTGEKPYSCRQCGKSFAHKNNLNGHIRIHTGEKPFLCKQCGKSFILKSYLKRHMIIHTGEKPFLCHQCGKSFIEHSSLKVHMRIHTGEKRFTCQQCGKSFNEKGNLRRHMRIHTGEKPFTCPQCGKGLTHQGSFNRHIRIHTGEKPFTCPLCGKSFTLKNTLNDHIKLHTGEKPFNCQQCGKRFIQKRYLNIHMRIHTEDRSITHTLCVGTVLLNKEALKGT, from the exons ATGGCCTTTAGTAGCGAGCAGCGTGAAGACAAGGAGATTGACGAAACATTTGGTGacaaacatgaagatactgagaaACAAACAG ATCTGGAAGAAGAGAGTGAAGAACTGAATGAAATACAAGATAAAGATGATTTTAAGAAACACAATTTCGTAactggaaaaaaattatacagtcgATCACAGATTGACACGACGCAGAATTTGACACGAAAAATACCTAAAAATACTGGAATAAGATGTCATTTCACCTGCcaacaatgtggaaagagttttgatCGACAAGGAAGACTTCaagtccacatgagaattcacactggagaaaagccttacagctgccaacaatgtggaaagagttttgatCAACAAGGAAAACTTCaagtccacatgagaattcacactggagaaaagccttacagctgccaacaatgtggaaagagttttgatCGACCAGGAAAACTTCAagaccacatgagaattcacactggagaaaagccttacagctgccaacaatgtggaaagagtttccctTCAAAGAACAGTCTTAAAAGGCACATGatagttcacactggagaaaagccttacagctgccaacaatgtggaaagagttttgatCAACAAGGAAAACTTCAAgcccacatgagaattcacactggagaaaagccttacagctgccaacaatgtggaaagagttttgatCAACAAGGAAAACTTCaagtccacatgagaattcacaccggAGACAACCCTTACAGCTGCcaacaatgtggaaagagttttgatCAACAAGGAAAACTTCaagtccacatgagaattcacaccggAGAAAAGCCTTACAGCTGCcaacaatgtggaaagagtttccctTCAAAGAAATATGTTAAAAGTCACATGATAGTTCACACCGGAGAAAAGCCTTACAGCTGCCgacaatgtggaaagagttttgcacaTAAAAACAATCTTAATGGCCACATAAGAATTCACACAGGAGAAAAACCTTTCCTCtgcaaacagtgtggaaagagtttcattcTAAAAAGTTACCTTAAAAGGCACATGATAATTCACACAGGAGAGAAACCTTTCCTCTgccatcagtgtggaaagagtttcattgAACATAGCAGCCTTAAAGTCCATATGAGGATTCACACAGGAGAGAAGCgtttcacctgccaacagtgtggaaagagtttcaatgAAAAAGGAAACCTTAGAAGGCATATGAGGATTCACACTGGCGAGAAGCCTTTCacatgccctcagtgtggaaaagGTTTAACTCATCAAGGAAGCTTTAACAGGCACATtcgaattcacactggagagaagcctttcacgtGCCCTctatgtggaaagagtttcactctTAAAAACACTCTTAATGACCACATAAAACTTCACacaggagagaaacctttcaactgtcaacagtgtggaaagCGTTTCATTCAAAAAAGATACCTTAATAtccacatgaggattcacacaGAGGATAGaagcattacacacacactctgtgtgGGAACAGTTTTGCTCAACAAAGAAGCTTTAAAAGGCACATGA
- the LOC113047446 gene encoding gastrula zinc finger protein XlCGF57.1-like isoform X2, which translates to MRMKKDLEEESEELNEIQDKDDFKKHNFVTGKKLYSRSQIDTTQNLTRKIPKNTGIRCHFTCQQCGKSFDRQGRLQVHMRIHTGEKPYSCQQCGKSFDQQGKLQVHMRIHTGEKPYSCQQCGKSFDRPGKLQDHMRIHTGEKPYSCQQCGKSFPSKNSLKRHMIVHTGEKPYSCQQCGKSFDQQGKLQAHMRIHTGEKPYSCQQCGKSFDQQGKLQVHMRIHTGDNPYSCQQCGKSFDQQGKLQVHMRIHTGEKPYSCQQCGKSFPSKKYVKSHMIVHTGEKPYSCRQCGKSFAHKNNLNGHIRIHTGEKPFLCKQCGKSFILKSYLKRHMIIHTGEKPFLCHQCGKSFIEHSSLKVHMRIHTGEKRFTCQQCGKSFNEKGNLRRHMRIHTGEKPFTCPQCGKGLTHQGSFNRHIRIHTGEKPFTCPLCGKSFTLKNTLNDHIKLHTGEKPFNCQQCGKRFIQKRYLNIHMRIHTEDRSITHTLCVGTVLLNKEALKGT; encoded by the coding sequence ATCTGGAAGAAGAGAGTGAAGAACTGAATGAAATACAAGATAAAGATGATTTTAAGAAACACAATTTCGTAactggaaaaaaattatacagtcgATCACAGATTGACACGACGCAGAATTTGACACGAAAAATACCTAAAAATACTGGAATAAGATGTCATTTCACCTGCcaacaatgtggaaagagttttgatCGACAAGGAAGACTTCaagtccacatgagaattcacactggagaaaagccttacagctgccaacaatgtggaaagagttttgatCAACAAGGAAAACTTCaagtccacatgagaattcacactggagaaaagccttacagctgccaacaatgtggaaagagttttgatCGACCAGGAAAACTTCAagaccacatgagaattcacactggagaaaagccttacagctgccaacaatgtggaaagagtttccctTCAAAGAACAGTCTTAAAAGGCACATGatagttcacactggagaaaagccttacagctgccaacaatgtggaaagagttttgatCAACAAGGAAAACTTCAAgcccacatgagaattcacactggagaaaagccttacagctgccaacaatgtggaaagagttttgatCAACAAGGAAAACTTCaagtccacatgagaattcacaccggAGACAACCCTTACAGCTGCcaacaatgtggaaagagttttgatCAACAAGGAAAACTTCaagtccacatgagaattcacaccggAGAAAAGCCTTACAGCTGCcaacaatgtggaaagagtttccctTCAAAGAAATATGTTAAAAGTCACATGATAGTTCACACCGGAGAAAAGCCTTACAGCTGCCgacaatgtggaaagagttttgcacaTAAAAACAATCTTAATGGCCACATAAGAATTCACACAGGAGAAAAACCTTTCCTCtgcaaacagtgtggaaagagtttcattcTAAAAAGTTACCTTAAAAGGCACATGATAATTCACACAGGAGAGAAACCTTTCCTCTgccatcagtgtggaaagagtttcattgAACATAGCAGCCTTAAAGTCCATATGAGGATTCACACAGGAGAGAAGCgtttcacctgccaacagtgtggaaagagtttcaatgAAAAAGGAAACCTTAGAAGGCATATGAGGATTCACACTGGCGAGAAGCCTTTCacatgccctcagtgtggaaaagGTTTAACTCATCAAGGAAGCTTTAACAGGCACATtcgaattcacactggagagaagcctttcacgtGCCCTctatgtggaaagagtttcactctTAAAAACACTCTTAATGACCACATAAAACTTCACacaggagagaaacctttcaactgtcaacagtgtggaaagCGTTTCATTCAAAAAAGATACCTTAATAtccacatgaggattcacacaGAGGATAGaagcattacacacacactctgtgtgGGAACAGTTTTGCTCAACAAAGAAGCTTTAAAAGGCACATGA
- the LOC113047446 gene encoding gastrula zinc finger protein XlCGF57.1-like isoform X3 → MRIHTGEKPYSCQQCGKSFDQQGKLQVHMRIHTGEKPYSCQQCGKSFDRPGKLQDHMRIHTGEKPYSCQQCGKSFPSKNSLKRHMIVHTGEKPYSCQQCGKSFDQQGKLQAHMRIHTGEKPYSCQQCGKSFDQQGKLQVHMRIHTGDNPYSCQQCGKSFDQQGKLQVHMRIHTGEKPYSCQQCGKSFPSKKYVKSHMIVHTGEKPYSCRQCGKSFAHKNNLNGHIRIHTGEKPFLCKQCGKSFILKSYLKRHMIIHTGEKPFLCHQCGKSFIEHSSLKVHMRIHTGEKRFTCQQCGKSFNEKGNLRRHMRIHTGEKPFTCPQCGKGLTHQGSFNRHIRIHTGEKPFTCPLCGKSFTLKNTLNDHIKLHTGEKPFNCQQCGKRFIQKRYLNIHMRIHTEDRSITHTLCVGTVLLNKEALKGT, encoded by the coding sequence atgagaattcacactggagaaaagccttacagctgccaacaatgtggaaagagttttgatCAACAAGGAAAACTTCaagtccacatgagaattcacactggagaaaagccttacagctgccaacaatgtggaaagagttttgatCGACCAGGAAAACTTCAagaccacatgagaattcacactggagaaaagccttacagctgccaacaatgtggaaagagtttccctTCAAAGAACAGTCTTAAAAGGCACATGatagttcacactggagaaaagccttacagctgccaacaatgtggaaagagttttgatCAACAAGGAAAACTTCAAgcccacatgagaattcacactggagaaaagccttacagctgccaacaatgtggaaagagttttgatCAACAAGGAAAACTTCaagtccacatgagaattcacaccggAGACAACCCTTACAGCTGCcaacaatgtggaaagagttttgatCAACAAGGAAAACTTCaagtccacatgagaattcacaccggAGAAAAGCCTTACAGCTGCcaacaatgtggaaagagtttccctTCAAAGAAATATGTTAAAAGTCACATGATAGTTCACACCGGAGAAAAGCCTTACAGCTGCCgacaatgtggaaagagttttgcacaTAAAAACAATCTTAATGGCCACATAAGAATTCACACAGGAGAAAAACCTTTCCTCtgcaaacagtgtggaaagagtttcattcTAAAAAGTTACCTTAAAAGGCACATGATAATTCACACAGGAGAGAAACCTTTCCTCTgccatcagtgtggaaagagtttcattgAACATAGCAGCCTTAAAGTCCATATGAGGATTCACACAGGAGAGAAGCgtttcacctgccaacagtgtggaaagagtttcaatgAAAAAGGAAACCTTAGAAGGCATATGAGGATTCACACTGGCGAGAAGCCTTTCacatgccctcagtgtggaaaagGTTTAACTCATCAAGGAAGCTTTAACAGGCACATtcgaattcacactggagagaagcctttcacgtGCCCTctatgtggaaagagtttcactctTAAAAACACTCTTAATGACCACATAAAACTTCACacaggagagaaacctttcaactgtcaacagtgtggaaagCGTTTCATTCAAAAAAGATACCTTAATAtccacatgaggattcacacaGAGGATAGaagcattacacacacactctgtgtgGGAACAGTTTTGCTCAACAAAGAAGCTTTAAAAGGCACATGA